In Bythopirellula goksoeyrii, a single window of DNA contains:
- a CDS encoding PEP-CTERM sorting domain-containing protein gives MVKRGYDELSLDLDGGFSAGSSAALAIVEGKVRLQGTAQTLSLDALNFGELGELSGNRSLAGLYGWFGYVAVPEPNGLLLATVGLLGLGCWRTRNRLRQ, from the coding sequence TTGGTCAAAAGGGGTTACGACGAACTTTCGCTCGATCTGGACGGTGGATTCTCTGCCGGAAGCAGTGCAGCGTTGGCAATCGTGGAGGGCAAAGTGCGACTTCAAGGCACCGCGCAAACACTGTCGCTCGACGCCCTAAACTTCGGCGAACTCGGCGAGCTTTCTGGCAATCGTTCCTTAGCTGGCCTATATGGCTGGTTTGGATACGTCGCAGTACCTGAACCGAATGGACTTTTGCTCGCAACTGTCGGATTGCTTGGATTGGGCTGTTGGCGTACTCGAAATCGGCTGCGTCAATAG
- a CDS encoding glycosyl hydrolase family 18 protein → MNVFRRVLSNRTFLGRYLLTSKRLVELAFATVLLAVALCPSVQAQQESLSAWEAADFRTWSFIPYWTSQAQLQSFSGDGMYDHVSDVLYFSGVRPTANGDLNYHPWAAQHLATLAAQQAAHDFRYHMSMFDTAGPGSTDDVWNSIVSSSTNRANFVSNVKDFLLANNMTGFNLDWERPATDTEWANYTQLAKDLKAAIGPLSMDVSVDDYGFADSDWDDTPVFDARTYDQLFIMGYHYGAASNVTFANGKLALTGQGPEKAFTDEQLVLGIGTWGKGPSTKTLKSIIEADPNLPYDATTWSDGTNTWTIESRQQVREKVQLALDRSMAGVMNWTLHYDSPTDLGLHRVAHQYIVYQRDVPDLNLDGKVNAADALTLSDNMGSVPGWTGTNTAARFDEFYRQGNWEQGDHNGNGFVNQADADWLASRFAALGVNIPDRLAYSGTFENFQDSAGLADRWQVLRDLGGDLPETGNFKQHGSGHLTFTGSGVGFDKHSDSSLTIRNQNSAEAFDSLNTDPRVLEASLITPVDMGQNVQQYFTFLVKQNTGSLLPSQASSGDRDLFLQFQDPTGTNQFDVSLTGLTGEVGINSRADESGENDSTSGFSPDTTYLIIGKLSGNAADANTMQLAFFPEGSAVSDFTDASFPWMLTAESSLGFDPVISKLQFASLYEANYTVSNIQIGPATLFFENPLLGDFDLDGDVDGADFLMWQRGLSPSSLSQAELSDWQLNYGATYESLLATAPVPEPGTFFSLFLGMTFLLWLR, encoded by the coding sequence ATGAACGTATTTCGAAGAGTACTTTCTAATAGAACATTCCTGGGACGGTATCTATTAACGTCAAAACGGCTCGTCGAGCTAGCCTTCGCGACAGTCTTGCTTGCGGTTGCATTGTGCCCTTCGGTTCAAGCCCAGCAAGAGTCTCTCTCGGCATGGGAGGCTGCGGATTTTCGCACTTGGAGCTTTATTCCCTATTGGACGAGTCAGGCACAACTTCAATCTTTTTCCGGCGACGGGATGTACGATCATGTCTCCGACGTACTCTATTTTTCTGGAGTCCGGCCGACTGCAAATGGCGACTTGAACTACCATCCGTGGGCAGCCCAGCACCTTGCAACTCTCGCCGCTCAGCAGGCTGCACATGACTTTCGCTATCACATGAGCATGTTCGACACGGCTGGACCGGGAAGCACCGATGACGTTTGGAATTCGATCGTGTCGAGCTCGACCAATCGAGCCAATTTCGTTTCCAATGTGAAAGATTTCCTCCTTGCGAACAACATGACTGGTTTCAATCTCGATTGGGAGCGTCCGGCCACCGATACGGAATGGGCCAATTACACACAACTCGCAAAAGACCTGAAAGCTGCGATTGGGCCGCTGAGCATGGACGTCTCCGTCGACGACTACGGATTCGCCGATTCCGACTGGGATGACACTCCCGTATTCGACGCGAGGACCTATGACCAGCTCTTCATCATGGGATACCACTACGGCGCCGCTAGCAATGTGACCTTCGCCAATGGAAAACTCGCCCTCACGGGGCAAGGCCCGGAAAAAGCATTCACCGACGAGCAACTCGTACTCGGCATTGGCACTTGGGGCAAAGGACCATCAACTAAGACTCTGAAGTCGATCATCGAAGCCGATCCTAATTTACCTTACGATGCCACAACATGGTCTGACGGAACAAATACCTGGACGATTGAGAGTCGTCAGCAAGTGAGAGAAAAGGTACAACTTGCACTCGATCGCAGCATGGCTGGAGTCATGAACTGGACTCTGCACTACGACTCCCCTACGGATCTTGGACTGCATCGGGTTGCCCATCAATACATCGTCTACCAACGCGATGTGCCCGATCTCAATCTGGATGGCAAGGTCAACGCCGCCGACGCCCTGACACTCTCGGACAACATGGGATCCGTTCCTGGTTGGACAGGCACGAATACAGCGGCCCGATTCGATGAGTTCTATCGGCAAGGCAATTGGGAGCAGGGAGACCACAACGGCAACGGCTTTGTGAATCAGGCAGATGCCGATTGGCTGGCGAGTCGATTTGCTGCATTGGGAGTGAACATTCCCGACCGCTTGGCCTACTCGGGCACCTTTGAAAACTTTCAGGATAGTGCGGGACTGGCAGATCGTTGGCAAGTGCTGCGAGATCTCGGCGGAGACCTTCCCGAAACGGGCAACTTCAAGCAGCACGGTTCCGGACATTTGACGTTCACAGGTAGCGGCGTCGGATTCGATAAGCACAGCGATTCGTCGCTAACTATTCGCAATCAGAACTCCGCTGAAGCTTTTGACTCCTTGAATACCGACCCGCGAGTCCTGGAAGCCAGTCTCATTACGCCGGTCGACATGGGACAAAACGTGCAACAGTACTTTACATTCCTGGTGAAACAAAACACTGGATCACTGTTGCCGTCTCAAGCGTCTTCAGGTGATCGCGATCTCTTTCTCCAGTTCCAGGATCCGACGGGTACGAATCAATTTGATGTCTCGCTGACTGGTTTGACAGGAGAAGTGGGGATCAATAGCCGAGCAGATGAAAGTGGTGAGAATGATTCAACAAGTGGATTCTCACCAGACACCACATACCTCATCATCGGGAAGCTCTCTGGCAACGCGGCTGATGCCAACACGATGCAGCTTGCATTTTTCCCTGAGGGTTCGGCAGTATCCGACTTTACCGACGCAAGCTTTCCCTGGATGCTCACCGCAGAAAGTAGCCTCGGTTTTGATCCAGTCATCTCCAAGTTGCAATTCGCTAGTCTTTATGAAGCGAACTACACCGTGAGCAACATTCAGATTGGCCCCGCAACTCTCTTTTTCGAAAACCCGTTGCTGGGAGACTTTGATCTCGATGGAGACGTCGATGGAGCTGATTTTCTCATGTGGCAGCGAGGCTTGTCGCCTAGCTCTCTTAGCCAAGCTGAATTATCCGACTGGCAACTAAACTACGGCGCGACTTACGAATCCCTTCTTGCCACAGCCCCTGTGCCGGAACCAGGAACATTCTTCAGTCTCTTCTTGGGAATGACCTTTTTGCTTTGGCTTCGATAG
- a CDS encoding ATP-binding cassette domain-containing protein, with product MALIQLSDVTVGFRGPALLDNVSCQIEARQRIGLLGRNGAGKTTLMRILLGEIVPDHGRCELSPGVTVGLLPQEVPQNLPGTVNEVVRQGYQGHEEHDGHDWKFEVRVERLLNEMDLDGDLVVSSLSAGMKRRVLLAQQLARDPSVLLLDEPTNHLDISAINWLEDFLQRWPGTLLFVTHDRAFLRRLATRILEIDRGHLFDWSCDYPTFLVRKEAALSAEEKQNALFDKKLAQEEAWIRQGIKARRTRNEGRVRALKTMREKRSERRELVGKAKLEIQTEERSGALVARVEDISFSYGDHPIVEEFSTEIMRGDKIGLIGPNGVGKSTLLRLLLGELQPQSGSVRLGTNLQIAYFDQLRGQLDEEQTVQDNVGEGSDQLSIGGRQRHVLGYLQDFLFTPDRARTQVRFLSGGERNRVLLAKLFAKPANIIVLDEPTNDLDAETLELLEEQLIDFAGTLLIVSHDRVFLNNVVTSTIVFEETGPREYVGGYDDWLRQREQPQQVMDSLQKSSQTVPPKVSAKSKQRLSYQDQRELSSLPAKIEKLENEIAGIHATMADPEFYKQPAETIASQGIELKAREEELAAVFARWEVLESISES from the coding sequence ATGGCTCTCATTCAGCTCAGCGACGTTACGGTTGGCTTTCGTGGGCCAGCTCTTCTGGATAATGTTTCTTGTCAGATCGAGGCGCGCCAGCGAATTGGGCTCTTAGGACGCAATGGGGCGGGAAAAACCACCCTCATGCGGATCCTGCTAGGAGAAATTGTTCCGGATCATGGCCGTTGTGAGCTGTCGCCTGGCGTGACCGTGGGGCTCTTGCCGCAGGAGGTTCCGCAGAATTTGCCGGGGACGGTCAATGAAGTGGTCCGCCAGGGCTATCAGGGGCATGAAGAACACGACGGCCACGACTGGAAATTCGAGGTGCGGGTCGAACGGTTGTTGAACGAGATGGATCTAGACGGGGACTTGGTCGTTTCTTCCTTGTCGGCTGGGATGAAGCGGCGGGTACTATTGGCACAGCAATTGGCCCGCGACCCGAGTGTGTTGCTGCTTGATGAACCGACAAACCACCTCGATATCTCTGCAATCAATTGGCTCGAAGACTTCCTGCAGCGCTGGCCGGGGACTTTGCTCTTTGTGACCCACGATCGGGCGTTCTTGCGCAGACTTGCGACGCGTATTTTAGAAATCGATCGAGGACACTTGTTTGATTGGTCATGTGACTATCCTACGTTCCTCGTGCGCAAAGAGGCTGCCCTATCTGCCGAGGAAAAACAGAATGCCCTGTTTGACAAAAAACTAGCCCAGGAAGAAGCGTGGATTCGGCAGGGGATCAAGGCACGCCGTACTCGCAACGAAGGTCGTGTGCGCGCCTTGAAAACAATGCGTGAGAAGCGATCGGAACGCAGAGAACTCGTCGGCAAGGCTAAGCTCGAAATTCAAACCGAAGAGCGCTCTGGTGCCCTGGTCGCCCGAGTGGAGGATATTTCATTCAGTTATGGAGACCATCCGATCGTCGAGGAGTTTTCGACGGAGATCATGCGCGGCGATAAGATCGGCTTGATCGGTCCTAATGGCGTCGGCAAATCGACCCTACTGCGACTCTTGCTCGGCGAGCTGCAACCACAATCGGGATCAGTCCGTTTAGGAACCAATCTCCAGATTGCCTACTTCGATCAACTACGAGGGCAACTAGATGAAGAACAAACTGTACAAGACAATGTCGGCGAGGGAAGTGATCAACTCTCAATCGGAGGACGGCAACGTCATGTGCTGGGATATTTGCAGGATTTTCTGTTCACTCCCGATCGAGCTCGCACTCAGGTGCGCTTTCTTTCCGGAGGGGAACGAAACCGGGTGTTGCTCGCCAAGTTGTTCGCCAAGCCTGCCAACATCATCGTGCTGGACGAACCGACCAACGATCTCGATGCGGAGACGTTGGAACTGCTTGAGGAGCAACTGATCGATTTTGCGGGTACGCTCCTCATCGTGAGTCACGATCGGGTGTTTCTCAATAATGTTGTTACTAGCACGATAGTTTTTGAGGAGACCGGCCCCAGGGAATATGTTGGTGGTTACGACGATTGGCTGCGGCAACGCGAGCAACCTCAGCAGGTCATGGATTCCCTACAGAAGAGTTCTCAAACTGTACCTCCCAAAGTCTCAGCGAAGTCGAAGCAGCGACTTTCTTATCAAGATCAACGCGAACTTAGTAGTCTACCGGCGAAAATTGAAAAGCTCGAAAATGAGATTGCCGGAATCCATGCCACGATGGCTGATCCGGAATTCTACAAGCAACCTGCAGAGACCATTGCAAGTCAAGGCATCGAGTTGAAGGCTCGAGAGGAAGAGTTGGCTGCTGTGTTTGCTCGTTGGGAAGTGTTGGAGTCAATCAGTGAAAGTTAG
- a CDS encoding MlaD family protein gives MPNPAPESQIPESEFPTAHIVASAGPAEMVGKLRSRLWGITLACLAIAAALVWAEFRSTGTQIEIAFADGSGLVPGDMVRYRGIDVGAVKSVVLNADLDQAIVTVELNAESAPLAREGTRFWIERPDIRLGQVRGLDTLMGGRYVGVIPGPKDAPWANHFEGLSDPPTVVENIFDGLEVVLESSQRYGLERGSPVSYRGVEIGHVISVGLTNNSSRVVARTFIQGEYRSLVRENTRFWSNSGIDLRFGIHGLELDAETLATIAAGGVAMATPDVPGNRVATGHRFELVKSPRDEWLRWQPHLAIGSALLPENVPIPQPMLGVSRGEKQLGLFGGRQRRGWILVLENEKLLGPADLLTAEDEENRELEISGKTLDLNIPESTTSHRLATRRIAENLSGNDSVWPAARIRSITDGANLPAELVVTCGTDNLTIPLSTDRMEIQKDQWKIDPAIPLDVDWHGASVLSAEDGYLIGIVLHTPDGMLIDPIPIELIE, from the coding sequence GTGCCTAACCCAGCCCCCGAAAGTCAAATACCCGAATCTGAATTTCCTACAGCGCATATCGTAGCTTCAGCCGGGCCAGCGGAAATGGTCGGCAAGTTAAGATCGCGTCTTTGGGGTATCACGCTTGCGTGTCTGGCAATCGCAGCAGCGCTCGTCTGGGCTGAATTTCGCTCAACAGGTACCCAGATCGAGATTGCCTTTGCCGACGGCAGTGGCCTCGTGCCAGGTGACATGGTACGCTATCGGGGAATCGACGTCGGCGCAGTAAAATCTGTGGTCCTCAATGCGGATCTAGATCAAGCGATCGTGACCGTGGAACTCAACGCCGAATCTGCGCCGCTGGCACGCGAAGGAACTCGATTTTGGATCGAGCGGCCTGACATTCGCTTGGGACAGGTCCGCGGGTTGGACACACTCATGGGAGGCCGCTACGTCGGTGTGATCCCTGGCCCCAAAGATGCCCCCTGGGCCAATCATTTTGAGGGCCTCAGCGATCCACCTACTGTCGTGGAAAACATCTTCGACGGTTTGGAGGTCGTGTTGGAGTCGAGCCAGCGTTATGGATTGGAGCGAGGTTCGCCGGTCAGCTATCGGGGAGTCGAGATCGGGCATGTCATCAGTGTGGGTCTCACGAACAATTCGTCTCGTGTCGTGGCCCGCACCTTCATTCAAGGTGAATATCGCTCCCTGGTTCGCGAGAACACTCGATTCTGGAGCAACAGTGGCATCGATCTGCGATTTGGTATCCACGGATTAGAACTTGATGCCGAAACACTCGCCACCATCGCCGCCGGCGGGGTAGCCATGGCAACGCCCGATGTCCCCGGCAACCGCGTGGCGACGGGACACCGCTTTGAGCTGGTAAAATCGCCCCGAGACGAATGGCTCCGCTGGCAACCCCACTTGGCTATCGGCAGCGCCTTACTTCCAGAAAACGTGCCGATTCCGCAACCTATGCTGGGTGTCTCTCGTGGCGAGAAACAACTAGGTCTGTTCGGCGGACGACAACGGCGCGGCTGGATATTGGTATTGGAAAACGAGAAACTTCTAGGACCTGCAGATTTGCTCACCGCGGAGGATGAGGAGAATCGCGAGTTGGAAATTAGCGGCAAGACGCTTGACCTCAACATCCCGGAGTCTACCACGTCTCATAGATTGGCTACTCGAAGAATTGCAGAAAACCTTTCCGGCAATGACTCTGTTTGGCCAGCTGCACGCATCCGCTCGATCACCGACGGTGCTAATCTACCAGCCGAATTGGTTGTTACCTGCGGCACGGACAATCTCACGATACCCTTGTCAACCGACCGAATGGAAATCCAGAAAGATCAATGGAAAATCGATCCTGCGATTCCCTTGGACGTGGACTGGCATGGCGCCAGTGTACTCTCGGCAGAGGATGGATACTTGATCGGAATTGTCCTGCATACGCCTGACGGGATGCTTATTGATCCAATTCCGATTGAGCTCATCGAATAG
- a CDS encoding paraquat-inducible protein A, translating into MLTDLKACHCCGQIQHTPPLAPRQLAACARCGSTVCRYSTHSASRTAALATAAFILYWPAILLPILQIERLGRHHQSSLLMGTIDLLREGSWFVGTVVLLFSIVFPLVKIVLLLELSLLGIMHRKHKAITYRIMEQAGKWSMMDVMLIAFMVMLVKLGSLVEFHFGPAVWAFVLCVAMSMWASLSFDPHSIWGDERA; encoded by the coding sequence ATGCTCACCGACCTCAAAGCCTGTCACTGCTGTGGCCAAATCCAGCACACGCCGCCTTTGGCGCCGCGTCAATTGGCCGCCTGTGCTCGGTGTGGTTCCACAGTCTGTCGCTACAGTACGCACTCCGCCAGCCGTACGGCGGCGTTGGCGACTGCCGCCTTTATTCTCTATTGGCCCGCGATACTGCTGCCCATTTTGCAAATCGAACGACTTGGACGTCATCATCAATCTAGCTTGCTCATGGGCACCATCGATCTGCTGCGGGAAGGAAGCTGGTTTGTCGGAACGGTTGTTCTGCTCTTCTCAATTGTCTTCCCACTTGTGAAAATTGTCTTGCTACTAGAACTGAGCCTATTGGGAATTATGCACCGAAAACACAAAGCGATCACCTACCGCATCATGGAACAGGCTGGCAAATGGAGTATGATGGATGTGATGTTGATCGCGTTCATGGTCATGCTGGTGAAACTCGGTTCGCTCGTAGAATTTCATTTTGGGCCCGCGGTTTGGGCCTTCGTCCTCTGTGTGGCGATGAGCATGTGGGCCTCCCTCTCCTTCGATCCACATTCGATTTGGGGTGATGAACGTGCCTAA
- the rnc gene encoding ribonuclease III — protein sequence MSEENSTLQPDLEDCQRKIGYQFHDPSLLSAALQHASGVSHRLASNERMEFLGDAILGYAVCEQLYQQYPDYLEGDMTKIKSVVVSRDTCANVAEKLGLPEFLMLGKGMAADPEIPRSVVAAALESLICAIYLDGGIEPARQFVIKNMESEIEATTSGEFRGNYKSQLQHFAQREHSLTPVYNLLDEKGPDHSKCFKIAAQVASQQFAPAWGRSKKESEQRAAHNAINELAGKPLPYPTDELFDEE from the coding sequence TTGTCTGAAGAAAATTCTACCCTGCAACCCGATCTGGAAGATTGCCAGCGAAAAATCGGGTATCAATTTCACGATCCCTCTTTGCTGAGTGCTGCCCTGCAACACGCCTCGGGGGTTTCGCACCGCTTGGCCTCCAACGAGCGAATGGAATTCCTTGGCGATGCAATTCTCGGCTATGCCGTCTGCGAACAACTCTACCAACAGTACCCTGACTATCTCGAAGGGGACATGACCAAGATAAAGTCGGTCGTGGTGAGCAGAGATACCTGTGCGAATGTCGCCGAGAAACTTGGCCTTCCTGAGTTCCTCATGTTAGGCAAAGGAATGGCCGCCGATCCCGAAATCCCACGGTCCGTAGTCGCGGCAGCATTGGAATCACTGATCTGCGCAATCTATTTGGACGGTGGCATTGAGCCGGCCCGCCAGTTCGTTATCAAGAATATGGAATCCGAGATCGAAGCGACCACCTCGGGCGAGTTCCGTGGCAACTATAAATCCCAGCTCCAACACTTCGCCCAGCGCGAACATAGCCTCACACCCGTCTACAACCTGCTCGACGAAAAAGGCCCCGACCACAGCAAGTGCTTCAAGATCGCCGCCCAGGTCGCCTCACAACAATTTGCTCCTGCTTGGGGCCGTAGCAAGAAAGAATCCGAACAACGTGCCGCCCACAACGCCATCAACGAACTAGCCGGCAAACCCCTCCCCTACCCCACTGATGAACTCTTCGACGAAGAGTAG
- the mgtE gene encoding magnesium transporter, with product MNTLYLPELREMLAANNLAELQEFCTALHPARTAEFMEGLSPTEAWGVLRAADGSTRVEIFTYLPEEMQIEILEAVEPAELSHLIADMAPDDRVDLIKKVDPTVVEKVLKLVPTKERRDILRLRAYPEGTAGALMTSEVACLTEDLTVRQALEEISREGHEFETVYYIYIVDAEMHLRGLVSARQLVTHLNKPQMLLSDLMSRDLVTVGASDDQETVAEKVADYNFLAIPVVDAEQRLVGIITHDDIIDVLQEEASKDAYQAGAVEPLKESYLATPWLQLTRYRVGWLSLLFGGALLTALAMKSYNENVQRFAWIAWFLPLVISTGGNSGSQSATLMIRALTTKEITPADWRRVFFRELVIGFLLGSCLSLIGYLVGCFMAPTVFDALVLPLTIVLVVTCSTIVGSLLPLMFDRLGFDPALMSTPFIAGISDIVGIVLYMNVAGWLLSEGI from the coding sequence ATGAATACGCTCTACCTTCCTGAACTCCGTGAAATGTTGGCCGCCAACAATTTGGCGGAATTGCAAGAGTTCTGTACTGCTTTGCATCCGGCAAGAACAGCAGAGTTTATGGAGGGGCTTTCCCCAACGGAAGCCTGGGGAGTACTACGGGCTGCCGACGGCTCGACTCGCGTGGAGATTTTCACGTATCTGCCTGAAGAGATGCAGATTGAAATTCTCGAGGCGGTTGAGCCGGCCGAGTTGAGCCATCTCATTGCCGACATGGCACCCGACGATCGGGTCGACTTGATCAAAAAAGTTGACCCAACTGTGGTGGAGAAAGTACTCAAACTGGTACCCACCAAAGAACGGCGCGATATTCTGCGGCTGCGGGCCTATCCAGAGGGGACTGCAGGTGCGTTGATGACCTCCGAGGTGGCCTGCCTTACGGAGGACTTGACTGTTCGCCAGGCACTTGAGGAGATCAGTCGAGAGGGGCATGAGTTCGAAACGGTCTACTATATTTATATCGTCGACGCAGAAATGCATCTGCGAGGGCTAGTGTCTGCCCGGCAGTTGGTTACTCATCTTAACAAGCCGCAGATGTTACTGTCAGACTTGATGTCGCGGGATCTGGTCACGGTAGGAGCCAGCGACGACCAGGAAACCGTCGCAGAGAAAGTTGCAGATTACAATTTCCTCGCCATTCCGGTCGTTGACGCTGAACAGCGATTGGTAGGCATCATTACTCACGACGACATCATCGATGTGTTGCAGGAAGAGGCCTCGAAGGACGCTTATCAAGCAGGTGCGGTAGAGCCGCTCAAAGAAAGTTACTTGGCGACTCCGTGGCTGCAACTCACGCGATATCGAGTAGGTTGGTTGTCTTTGCTGTTCGGAGGTGCATTGCTGACGGCGCTAGCGATGAAATCGTACAATGAAAATGTACAACGTTTCGCTTGGATCGCATGGTTTCTCCCTTTAGTGATATCCACGGGAGGGAATTCTGGTAGTCAATCGGCGACGCTGATGATTCGAGCTTTGACGACCAAAGAAATCACGCCTGCAGATTGGCGGCGAGTTTTCTTTCGAGAATTGGTGATCGGATTCTTGCTGGGGAGTTGCCTCTCGTTGATCGGATATCTGGTCGGATGCTTCATGGCTCCCACTGTTTTCGACGCACTCGTGCTTCCGCTGACGATCGTATTGGTAGTGACTTGCAGCACAATTGTGGGATCGCTGTTGCCCCTGATGTTCGATCGACTGGGATTCGACCCCGCGTTGATGAGTACCCCCTTCATCGCTGGGATAAGCGATATCGTGGGTATCGTGCTCTACATGAACGTGGCGGGCTGGCTGCTCAGCGAAGGGATTTGA
- a CDS encoding pyridoxine 5'-phosphate synthase: protein MPTLGVNIDHVATVRQARMTNEPDPVWAATLAELGGADGITLHLREDRRHIQERDLHLLGQTVAVKLNLELACSEDVLAIACQSHPYQATLVPERREEVTTEGGLDVAGNQDQVRDAVKRLQDAGIIVSLFLDPDPIQIEAGVATGATAVELHTGAYAEARFKTQEQLGILLNAGRLVHEEGLTLHAGHGLTYRNVRPVAEIPHMCELNIGHSIISRAIMVGLEQAVRDMKRLIKL from the coding sequence ATGCCAACGCTTGGAGTAAATATCGATCACGTGGCGACGGTACGTCAGGCTCGGATGACGAACGAGCCCGATCCCGTATGGGCTGCGACTCTTGCCGAGTTGGGGGGGGCGGATGGGATTACGCTCCACTTGCGGGAGGACCGACGGCATATTCAGGAGCGGGATTTGCATCTGCTGGGGCAAACGGTTGCCGTGAAACTGAACTTGGAACTGGCTTGTAGCGAGGATGTGCTTGCGATTGCTTGCCAGAGCCATCCCTATCAAGCAACGTTGGTTCCTGAGCGGCGCGAGGAAGTCACGACCGAGGGGGGGCTGGATGTGGCTGGCAATCAAGATCAAGTGCGCGACGCCGTCAAGCGCCTGCAAGACGCCGGGATTATAGTGAGTTTATTCTTAGATCCGGATCCTATTCAGATCGAGGCCGGCGTTGCCACGGGGGCCACGGCAGTTGAGCTTCATACGGGGGCTTACGCCGAAGCGAGATTCAAGACTCAAGAACAGCTTGGAATCCTGCTCAACGCCGGTCGGTTAGTCCATGAGGAGGGACTCACGCTCCATGCTGGGCATGGTCTCACCTACCGCAATGTGCGTCCTGTTGCTGAAATCCCTCATATGTGTGAGTTGAATATCGGTCACAGCATTATTTCTCGGGCAATTATGGTCGGGCTGGAACAAGCCGTGAGGGATATGAAACGTTTGATCAAGTTGTAG
- the dapA gene encoding 4-hydroxy-tetrahydrodipicolinate synthase: MATKGEAFAGLSVAIVTPFKNDEVDYARFKEQIEFQIAAGTNCLCPVGTTGESPTLSHEEHERVIAFVCETVAGRIKVMPGTGSNSTAEALRLTKSAEKAGADAALQVAPYYNKPTQQGFYEHFKCLAEETGIPQCIYNIPGRTGKNIEPETIIWLAELDNIAMVKEATGSMDQASAILGNTNLTVLSGDDSLTLPLLSVGASGVISVVGNIVPQDMVSLLSAFKAGKLSEAQQWHHKLFALCRDMLGLSTNPIPIKAAMKMLTRDTGELRLPMTPLTSDEEVSLRKTLTNYGLL, from the coding sequence ATGGCTACCAAGGGAGAAGCATTTGCTGGCTTGTCGGTCGCAATCGTCACCCCATTCAAGAACGATGAGGTGGATTACGCTCGATTTAAGGAGCAGATCGAATTTCAGATTGCCGCGGGGACGAATTGCTTATGCCCTGTGGGAACGACAGGTGAATCGCCCACGCTGTCTCACGAGGAACATGAGCGTGTGATTGCCTTCGTATGTGAAACTGTGGCAGGACGGATCAAGGTAATGCCGGGCACAGGTTCTAATAGCACGGCAGAAGCGCTGCGGCTGACGAAATCGGCAGAAAAAGCGGGAGCCGATGCTGCCTTGCAGGTTGCGCCCTACTATAACAAGCCAACGCAGCAAGGATTTTACGAGCACTTCAAATGTCTGGCCGAGGAAACGGGGATTCCTCAGTGTATCTACAATATCCCAGGTCGAACGGGCAAGAACATTGAACCGGAAACAATCATCTGGCTGGCGGAGCTAGACAATATTGCCATGGTGAAAGAAGCCACGGGCTCGATGGATCAGGCTTCGGCAATTCTGGGGAATACAAATCTTACGGTGCTTAGCGGCGACGACAGCTTGACTCTGCCACTGCTCTCCGTTGGGGCCAGCGGAGTGATTTCGGTCGTAGGCAACATTGTCCCCCAAGACATGGTTTCCCTTCTTAGCGCTTTCAAGGCAGGGAAGCTGTCCGAGGCTCAGCAGTGGCATCACAAGCTATTTGCCCTCTGTCGCGATATGCTAGGGCTCTCGACGAATCCGATTCCCATCAAGGCCGCCATGAAGATGCTCACGCGTGACACGGGCGAACTGCGATTGCCAATGACGCCGCTTACAAGTGATGAAGAAGTCTCTTTGCGCAAGACGCTCACGAACTATGGGTTGCTGTAG
- a CDS encoding DUF447 domain-containing protein, whose product MMSKTSLPQLGSDGRILEAIVTTSNKDGTINIAPMGPLVDDGLERLVLRPFRTSTTYKNLIRTSQGVLHITDDVLLFAKAAIGTIKPIPEFLESDPMVLAAACRWLKFEIVSVDDSAERSIVVGHTTKRGHIREFFGFNRAKHAVLEAAILATRIHILDAKLLLSELDRLASPIQKTGGADELQAFALLQSFVHQELAVPFESEILPR is encoded by the coding sequence ATGATGTCGAAAACATCGCTACCTCAACTTGGATCCGACGGGCGAATTCTCGAAGCGATTGTTACGACGTCCAACAAAGATGGCACGATCAACATTGCCCCGATGGGCCCCCTCGTCGATGACGGTCTAGAAAGGCTCGTATTGCGTCCGTTTCGCACTTCCACGACTTACAAGAATCTGATACGGACCTCGCAAGGTGTACTGCATATCACCGACGATGTACTGCTTTTTGCGAAAGCTGCGATTGGCACAATCAAGCCAATACCTGAGTTCCTCGAGTCCGATCCCATGGTGTTGGCAGCGGCATGTCGCTGGCTGAAATTTGAAATCGTGTCCGTCGATGATTCTGCAGAACGCTCGATAGTTGTCGGCCACACGACCAAGCGCGGCCATATCCGAGAGTTTTTCGGGTTCAATCGCGCTAAACATGCTGTTCTCGAAGCTGCTATCTTGGCAACCCGGATCCATATCTTGGACGCGAAGCTCTTGCTATCCGAATTGGACCGCTTGGCATCTCCGATTCAAAAAACCGGCGGTGCCGATGAACTCCAAGCCTTCGCTCTACTGCAATCCTTTGTGCATCAAGAACTTGCGGTTCCTTTCGAATCGGAGATCTTGCCAAGATGA